In one window of Methanosarcina vacuolata Z-761 DNA:
- a CDS encoding AI-2E family transporter — protein sequence MKINRISVPAEILVYSTFAVILTIGMKEISPILTTVFFSIFVALILTPPVRWVKRKGIPGVLSVLLVILLLTLFISVFGAVIVGAAIQIGNQLPNYQSQLIEILDELLPYLPSTEDLSLQSVFRGIASLAVSLMVSVLNGLINAGTTVGIIIVTAAFLLLGAAGAQEKTEQKAEEQLVFESRLNKFGKGLIEFIVIRTEVNLVTAIGITVILLIGGIDFAVFWGVMAFFLGYIPYIGLALTTIPPAFFGLIQYGLIGALAVIIAISIVNALTENVIFPSLAGKGLKLSPAIVFLSLLYWNYVLGATGMLLATPLTMVLKIILESFEETRWLARLMGPVGNEAEAKESAGQEEEN from the coding sequence ATGAAAATAAATAGAATCTCGGTACCTGCTGAGATTTTAGTGTACAGTACTTTTGCTGTTATCCTGACAATAGGAATGAAGGAAATATCTCCGATACTCACAACCGTATTTTTCTCTATCTTCGTCGCACTGATACTTACCCCACCTGTCCGCTGGGTCAAGCGAAAAGGCATTCCCGGAGTACTGAGCGTGCTTCTGGTAATTTTGTTATTAACTCTATTTATCTCGGTTTTCGGGGCAGTGATTGTAGGTGCTGCAATCCAGATTGGAAACCAACTTCCAAACTATCAGAGTCAGTTGATAGAGATCCTGGACGAACTTTTACCGTATCTTCCATCCACCGAAGACCTATCCCTGCAGTCCGTTTTTCGTGGTATTGCATCACTTGCAGTCAGCCTTATGGTAAGCGTCCTTAACGGACTCATAAATGCCGGGACAACGGTTGGAATAATCATAGTCACAGCAGCATTTTTGTTGCTGGGCGCTGCCGGAGCTCAGGAAAAAACAGAACAAAAAGCTGAAGAACAGCTCGTATTCGAATCACGTCTGAATAAATTTGGTAAGGGTCTGATAGAATTTATTGTTATAAGAACAGAGGTAAATCTTGTTACGGCCATCGGAATTACGGTTATTCTCCTTATAGGAGGTATCGACTTTGCGGTTTTCTGGGGTGTCATGGCATTTTTTCTTGGTTATATTCCATATATAGGCCTGGCTCTAACTACAATTCCACCCGCGTTCTTCGGGCTAATCCAGTATGGGCTTATAGGAGCTCTGGCTGTTATTATTGCTATCTCGATAGTCAATGCACTCACTGAAAACGTAATATTTCCTTCACTCGCAGGAAAAGGCCTGAAACTATCTCCAGCTATTGTATTTTTGTCCCTTCTCTACTGGAATTATGTGCTTGGAGCTACAGGAATGCTGCTTGCCACGCCTCTTACCATGGTTTTGAAGATTATCCTGGAGAGTTTTGAGGAAACCAGATGGCTTGCCAGATTGATGGGCCCAGTAGGAAATGAAGCAGAGGCTAAGGAAAGTGCAGGGCAGGAAGAAGAAAACTAA